Below is a window of Coregonus clupeaformis isolate EN_2021a chromosome 15, ASM2061545v1, whole genome shotgun sequence DNA.
ctaatcgcccaacatcagtgcccgacctcagtaatgctcttgtgggtgaatggaagcaagtccccgcagcaatgttccaacatcaagtggaaagtcttccagaagagtggaggctgttatagcagcaaaggggggaccaactccatattaatgcccatgattttggaatgcgaTGTTCAacgagcaagtgtccacatacttttggtcatgtagtgtattttgaaAAAGGTAAATACTCGCCATCTATTTCCTCATCAGACTCAGACTCTGTAGGAAAACGGGAGAGTTAGGCTTATACATGTACCTccatgaatctcaaatatataatctTCATAATCATCATAATATTTTGAATTGCATAATCATACATCCATTGAATTTCCTGCTGATACCCTCATGTCGGTCTTCTAACACTTTATTTCCATCTACAGGTGTGTTTTTGAACACCATGCATTCAACCTTTCCTTACCCTCTTCGTCTGCTTcaacgtctctgtctctgtctctgtctgctggaAAGCGAAAGGAGTAAAATCATGTAATCTGAACAAACTAAGCAAAAACACGTGACCATCAGTAACCAATTTTTTGTAATTTCAACATGTGAAATATGCTCGTACCCATGTCCTCCTCCTGAGTGTCATTCTCCTCTGTAACATTTTaaaaataggcctacattttcaAAAACGTAttgtaaatacatttttatttgtcacatgcttcgtaaacaacaggtgtcgactaacagtgaaatgcttatttacaagtccttttccaacaatgcagagttaaaagaTAAAgataatataaaaatataaatattgttGATTAATAAGTATGCACATGCCTACAGCAGACTACAGTCCTTACCAGTATTTTCATCTTGAACAGCCTCTACAGTAGACATATGAAAAATAACATTTGTTAAAGGAAAACAAGAAGTCAAATCGTATTATTTCACTATCAATAGTCCAAATGCACAAAAAGACAGACAATGGCTCTGATGTCCCCTTATTTGTTTTTATAAGGGTAGGATTCCCTTACCCAAGTAGCGTACATCCTCACTATGTGCATCCTCTGTAGATGGAAGGAAATATGGAAATGATTGTTCCTTCATCGTGTTAATTAAAATGAAAACAAATTATATGGCGAGACAATTTCAGACAGGTCATAGACTTGAATCAGTGCCTGTGTCACTGTCTTACCATTCATTTGAGCTGCTTCGAACTGCTCCTGATCTGAggacagagaaagggagggaaTTTATTTTGCTTAATGCAAACTTTAGCACTACGAGCCATTTGTGCCCTTGAGTACATCAAAAAAATCCAGTTGAGTTAGATAAATTCAGTCAAATTCATTGCAGCTGTTAACGATAAGGCAGTAGCTGTGCATGGAGCAGAAGCTCCTTTATAAGCATCTCTGAGATATTGATAATTGTACCTCTCTTTTGCAGGTCACTTAGCTGCTCCAGCCCCACTGGAAAAAGTGAAAAACCTATATGAGTTGCCAGGAATGCactcaacatcatcatcattatcatcatcattatcatcatccatAATGGGCTTTCTTACCATCCTCAGCAAATGTGTCCTCTTTTTCTGCCAATTCCAGGGATGCAGCGAGAACTGGGGATGTCAGAAGGCAATTTATTATCAAATTTGAATATTATATTATCCAACACAAATTATATGTGATTATATCTCACCAACTC
It encodes the following:
- the LOC121583294 gene encoding cell division protein DivIB isoform X2, translated to MRVEVPIFLFLAATGFHAVLAASLELAEKEDTFAEDGFSLFPVGLEQLSDLQKRDQEQFEAAQMNEDAHSEDVRYLEAVQDENTEENDTQEEDMDRDRDRDVEADEEESESDEEIDDELIEDKARDKVRTKPETKLRLSEPAGGIM
- the LOC121583294 gene encoding cell division protein DivIB isoform X4, with the protein product MRVEVPIFLFLAATGFHAVLAASLELAEKEDTFAEDGFSLFPVGLEQLSDLQKRDQEQFEAAQMNEDAHSEDVRYLEAVQDENTADRDRDRDVEADEEESESDEEIDDELIEDKARDKVRTKPETKLRLSEPAGGIM
- the LOC121583294 gene encoding cell division protein DivIB isoform X1; this encodes MRVEVPIFLFLAATGFHAVLAASLELAEKEDTFAEDGFSLFPVGLEQLSDLQKRDQEQFEAAQMNEDAHSEDVRYLEAVQDENTEENDTQEEDMADRDRDRDVEADEEESESDEEIDDELIEDKARDKVRTKPETKLRLSEPAGGIM
- the LOC121583294 gene encoding cell division protein DivIB isoform X5; the protein is MRVEVPIFLFLAATGFHAVLAASLELAEKEDTFAEDVGLEQLSDLQKRDQEQFEAAQMNEDAHSEDVRYLEAVQDENTADRDRDRDVEADEEESESDEEIDDELIEDKARDKVRTKPETKLRLSEPAGGIM
- the LOC121583294 gene encoding glutamic acid-rich protein isoform X3; protein product: MRVEVPIFLFLAATGFHAVLAASLELAEKEDTFAEDVGLEQLSDLQKRDQEQFEAAQMNEDAHSEDVRYLEAVQDENTEENDTQEEDMADRDRDRDVEADEEESESDEEIDDELIEDKARDKVRTKPETKLRLSEPAGGIM